In Allomuricauda ruestringensis DSM 13258, the following proteins share a genomic window:
- a CDS encoding RNA polymerase sigma factor, protein MDRNSFKHEPYLVEQLKKGHKEAYGHLFLLYHKELCNYLTAISGDSKASEEIAQQAFIKIWENRSKLQVGKGKLKRYVFKIAYNVFIDTQRRKKKELQLLESLRQQAYLEIAEVDSSLFEERLKRVEKEIDNLPEQCKRVFILSKKEGLKYKEISEQLHISIKTVEVHMARAMKRLRAQLTSFL, encoded by the coding sequence ATGGATCGAAATAGCTTTAAACACGAACCGTATCTTGTTGAGCAGTTAAAAAAAGGCCACAAAGAAGCTTACGGCCACCTTTTCCTGTTGTACCACAAGGAACTCTGCAATTATCTTACTGCAATTTCAGGAGATTCCAAGGCGTCTGAAGAAATTGCCCAACAAGCCTTCATAAAAATATGGGAAAATCGCTCCAAACTCCAAGTAGGGAAGGGCAAATTGAAAAGATACGTTTTTAAGATCGCCTATAATGTGTTCATAGATACGCAACGTAGAAAGAAGAAGGAGCTCCAATTATTGGAAAGCCTAAGGCAACAAGCCTATTTGGAAATTGCCGAAGTGGACAGTTCCCTTTTTGAGGAACGACTTAAACGGGTGGAAAAAGAAATAGACAATCTCCCCGAACAATGTAAAAGGGTTTTTATCCTGAGTAAAAAGGAAGGATTGAAATACAAGGAAATTTCCGAACAGCTGCACATATCCATCAAAACTGTTGAAGTGCACATGGCAAGGGCCATGAAACGTCTTAGGGCACAACTTACCAGCTTCCTTTAA
- a CDS encoding TonB-dependent receptor, with protein sequence MKKTKTIRALVPNLGKNLMYCFFLLFMFGQVSAASCAQYDKVAKSFDDTKLGDVFETITETTGYKFFFEASEVDLDKKISIVGGNLCVEDFFKEVFKDTDLTFEIIARQIVIKKRNNTTLKNSVPQQKVESRKPQTNLKGLVLDESGIPLAGASVIAKGTSVGTTTDFDGNFEITMPIGTTIIQVSYIGYRSKEVNVSGQTSVTVTMEEDAAALEEVVVVGYGTLAKKKVTGSVVSVSTETITEVPALTPEAALIGQVSGVQVQEVSGEPGAAPNIRVRGSGSISAGNDPLFVVDGIPISRNLTSSSQLGGVANRRSTFQPPTINPLATLNPNDIESIQVLKDASAAAIYGSRGGNGVLLITTKKGSNGDEGVYSFDSYVSMQSVANKLDLMNAEELIDFTRDARNNAYLQSVEGASIDDPIGPGERGNGNYEMPESFLSWDGTDTDWQDLLFKTGVVQSYNFSYASPVKNKTSFYASTGYFSQTGIIEKAKFERYSVLLNLNSQLSEKLNLDLRLAPTVTENQRVPASSPYFATPPGIVYSGIVHSPTVSPYNPNGTINQLNNQSYLGSGTTTASNPLAIIEAVDDQIFQFQTRGTLGLTYDILPELSFKTFGGVYINLFNQDFYRANTLLYRNSADGNPYGQASSSTETNWLWENTLNWKKEFGNHYFDAVLGYTAQKDNLTLKQVLANNHPDDLVPTVSGGQVFGGTSVKEQWSLLSSLFRVNYSYKDKYLFTGTFRSDKSSRFGKNNQTGYFPSFSMGWRLNEESFLKGSETISELKLRASWGQTGNFEIPNYGAVGLLSPQNYNLGGNEINGLVQSTIPNPNLTWEKSEQIDVGIELGLFNNRVFLLADYYDTKTRDLLLNVAISSVSGFETTLRNLGEVQNRGFEVALSTKNFVGDFTWNTDINFAANTNEVLALNEGNEPIYSSGSAGVRHVTRVGDPIGSYYGYVVDGIYQSQGEIDNAPFDTQAPDPAPGDFKFKDIDGDGEITPDDRTVTGSYFPDFTWGINNRLTFKNIDFSFLVQGVEGNEILNLTSRHMKNGEANFNSYAIFNERWRSSSDPGNGSIPRADRESGNHGNNNRPSSFQVEDGSYVRLRNVTLGYTLPTEKFFGSKIQKLRFYVTATNLFTITDYLGYNPEVSSITTNSLTPGEDYGAFPLTKSFTMGVNLKF encoded by the coding sequence ATGAAAAAAACCAAAACAATACGTGCGTTGGTGCCCAATTTGGGCAAAAACCTGATGTACTGCTTTTTCCTACTGTTCATGTTTGGACAGGTGAGTGCAGCTTCCTGTGCACAGTACGATAAGGTTGCCAAAAGTTTTGATGACACCAAATTGGGTGATGTTTTCGAAACCATTACCGAAACCACCGGGTATAAGTTTTTTTTCGAAGCTTCCGAAGTTGACCTTGACAAAAAAATTTCCATAGTTGGTGGAAACCTATGTGTGGAAGATTTTTTTAAGGAAGTCTTTAAAGATACCGATTTGACCTTCGAAATTATTGCAAGGCAAATTGTCATTAAGAAAAGAAACAATACTACCCTTAAGAATTCGGTTCCTCAACAAAAGGTTGAAAGTAGAAAACCTCAAACCAATCTTAAAGGTCTTGTGTTGGACGAATCCGGCATTCCCCTTGCCGGTGCCAGTGTTATCGCAAAGGGAACGAGTGTAGGAACTACCACGGATTTTGACGGTAACTTTGAGATTACCATGCCCATAGGGACCACCATCATTCAAGTGTCCTACATAGGGTACAGATCAAAAGAAGTGAATGTGTCGGGACAAACTTCCGTAACAGTGACCATGGAAGAGGATGCGGCCGCTTTGGAAGAGGTGGTCGTGGTTGGCTACGGTACCTTGGCCAAAAAGAAGGTGACAGGTTCCGTGGTGTCCGTATCTACGGAAACCATTACAGAAGTACCTGCACTTACACCTGAAGCAGCGCTTATCGGCCAAGTATCGGGAGTGCAGGTTCAAGAAGTTTCCGGTGAGCCCGGGGCGGCCCCTAATATTAGGGTAAGAGGTTCAGGGTCTATTTCGGCTGGAAATGATCCCTTGTTTGTTGTGGATGGAATACCCATTTCGCGCAACCTGACCTCTTCCAGCCAACTAGGAGGTGTTGCCAATAGACGGTCCACTTTTCAGCCACCTACCATCAATCCCTTGGCTACCTTAAATCCCAACGACATTGAATCGATCCAAGTATTGAAGGATGCTAGTGCCGCTGCTATTTATGGCTCCCGTGGTGGCAATGGAGTGTTGCTCATTACAACAAAAAAAGGATCGAATGGGGACGAGGGAGTCTATTCGTTTGATTCTTATGTAAGCATGCAGTCCGTTGCCAACAAACTGGATTTGATGAATGCAGAGGAATTGATCGATTTTACCAGGGATGCAAGAAACAATGCATATCTACAATCGGTTGAAGGAGCCTCAATCGACGACCCGATAGGCCCAGGGGAAAGAGGCAATGGAAATTATGAGATGCCCGAATCCTTTTTGAGCTGGGATGGAACCGATACGGATTGGCAAGATCTTTTATTTAAAACAGGGGTAGTCCAAAGCTATAATTTTTCATATGCTTCACCAGTTAAAAACAAGACCAGCTTTTATGCTTCCACGGGATACTTTTCCCAGACCGGTATTATTGAAAAGGCAAAATTTGAGCGTTATTCCGTCTTACTTAATTTGAATTCCCAACTATCGGAAAAGTTAAATTTGGATTTGAGATTGGCACCAACAGTGACCGAAAACCAAAGGGTTCCTGCATCATCCCCCTATTTTGCTACACCTCCCGGTATTGTTTATTCCGGAATTGTGCACTCACCTACGGTGAGTCCCTATAACCCCAATGGTACCATTAACCAGTTGAACAACCAATCTTATTTGGGCAGTGGAACTACCACAGCAAGTAATCCTTTGGCCATAATTGAGGCAGTGGACGATCAAATTTTCCAATTCCAGACCCGGGGAACCCTTGGACTTACCTATGATATTCTTCCTGAACTTAGCTTTAAAACCTTCGGAGGAGTCTATATCAACTTGTTCAACCAAGACTTTTATCGTGCCAACACACTATTATATCGAAATTCAGCAGACGGTAATCCTTACGGACAGGCATCTTCCTCTACGGAAACCAACTGGTTGTGGGAGAATACCCTTAATTGGAAAAAGGAATTTGGAAACCATTATTTTGATGCGGTTTTGGGATATACCGCACAAAAGGATAATTTGACCTTGAAACAAGTGCTGGCCAATAACCATCCAGATGACTTGGTACCAACGGTAAGTGGAGGTCAGGTTTTCGGAGGGACGTCGGTAAAAGAACAGTGGTCTTTGTTGTCCTCCCTCTTTAGGGTAAATTATAGTTACAAGGACAAATACCTATTTACCGGAACATTTCGTTCCGATAAATCCTCAAGGTTTGGCAAAAACAACCAAACGGGCTACTTCCCATCCTTTTCAATGGGTTGGAGGTTGAATGAGGAATCGTTTCTGAAGGGTTCTGAAACCATTTCTGAATTAAAACTAAGGGCAAGCTGGGGTCAAACGGGAAACTTTGAGATTCCTAACTATGGGGCCGTTGGTTTATTGTCCCCTCAAAACTACAACCTTGGAGGAAATGAGATCAACGGATTGGTGCAAAGCACCATTCCCAACCCGAACCTGACTTGGGAGAAATCCGAACAAATTGATGTAGGTATTGAATTGGGATTGTTCAATAATAGGGTTTTTCTATTGGCGGATTATTATGATACCAAAACAAGAGATCTTCTATTGAATGTGGCCATATCCTCGGTTTCAGGTTTTGAGACCACTTTGAGAAATCTTGGAGAAGTGCAGAATAGGGGTTTTGAAGTTGCTTTGAGCACTAAAAACTTTGTAGGCGACTTTACATGGAATACCGATATTAATTTTGCTGCCAATACGAATGAGGTACTGGCTTTGAATGAGGGCAACGAACCCATCTATTCTTCCGGAAGTGCTGGTGTGAGGCATGTTACCCGTGTCGGTGACCCCATTGGTAGCTACTATGGTTATGTGGTGGACGGCATTTATCAATCCCAAGGGGAAATCGATAATGCACCTTTTGATACACAGGCACCAGATCCAGCACCGGGCGATTTTAAGTTCAAGGACATTGATGGTGATGGGGAGATAACCCCTGACGATAGAACGGTGACCGGAAGTTATTTTCCGGATTTTACTTGGGGTATCAATAACCGATTGACCTTTAAAAATATCGACTTTAGTTTTTTGGTCCAAGGAGTAGAAGGAAATGAAATATTGAACCTAACTTCTAGGCATATGAAGAATGGAGAGGCCAATTTTAACTCCTATGCCATATTCAATGAGCGATGGAGATCTTCATCCGATCCCGGCAATGGATCCATTCCACGAGCGGACAGGGAGTCCGGTAACCACGGGAACAATAATCGGCCCTCTTCATTTCAGGTAGAGGATGGTTCTTATGTACGTTTGAGAAATGTGACCTTGGGCTATACATTGCCGACCGAAAAGTTTTTTGGAAGCAAGATTCAAAAACTTAGGTTTTATGTTACCGCTACCAACCTCTTTACCATTACCGATTATCTCGGTTATAACCCTGAGGTCAGTAGTATTACGACGAATAGTTTGACACCGGGAGAAGACTACGGAGCATTCCCTTTGACCAAGTCATTTACCATGGGTGTAAACCTAAAGTTTTAA
- a CDS encoding RagB/SusD family nutrient uptake outer membrane protein: MKRILYIMLCTALFAGCSEDFTDLAPISNRNEADFYNAPEDFEVAINASYAGLQSTGVYGRGYWTMFEMRSDNTDQGPDATGLARQYTEINSFTEDALNEQITSAWSESYRVIANCNVILDRIPSIEMDAPLQNRITGEALFIRSLIYYHLAIGFGNIPLQLTPYTSGDALVQVDEITVLEQLVTDLATAEENLPVSYSGSEVGKATKGAAASLLAKVHLTLGNNTAAETVLRRIIADYGYELLPDYADLWGVANENNPESIFEVQYISGGIGQGSLFTNDFSPSTDLQTGSGFGRNRPTVSIQEAYEEGDLRYEVSMGATYVNLEGETVEARHIRKYQSDLAVENDSDTNFVVFRYADVLLMLAEALGETPESYDLINTVRNRAGLADIDASTPGTFEQKLLHERRVELAFENHRWPDLKRFGATGLVPDAETFITSTRPYFFIPQREMDINPNFVQN; this comes from the coding sequence ATGAAACGAATTCTATATATCATGCTATGTACGGCTCTTTTTGCCGGATGTAGTGAAGACTTTACCGATCTCGCACCCATATCCAATAGAAACGAGGCTGATTTTTACAATGCCCCCGAAGACTTCGAGGTAGCCATCAATGCCAGCTATGCCGGACTACAGAGCACTGGGGTTTATGGTCGTGGTTATTGGACCATGTTCGAGATGCGTAGCGACAATACTGACCAGGGCCCAGATGCCACTGGACTTGCTCGGCAATATACCGAGATCAATTCCTTTACCGAAGATGCACTCAACGAACAGATTACTTCTGCCTGGAGCGAGTCCTATAGGGTAATCGCCAATTGTAATGTAATTTTGGATCGTATCCCCTCCATAGAAATGGATGCACCACTCCAAAACAGGATTACTGGGGAAGCTTTATTCATTCGTTCTTTGATTTATTATCATTTGGCCATCGGCTTTGGAAATATCCCATTGCAACTTACGCCATATACCAGTGGGGATGCACTGGTGCAGGTCGATGAAATTACCGTTTTGGAACAGTTGGTGACAGATTTGGCCACAGCCGAAGAAAACCTGCCCGTTTCCTATTCAGGAAGTGAAGTAGGCAAAGCGACCAAGGGAGCAGCGGCCAGCCTGTTGGCCAAGGTTCATTTGACCTTGGGGAATAATACAGCAGCGGAAACGGTCTTGCGACGCATCATTGCAGATTATGGGTATGAGTTATTGCCTGATTATGCCGATTTATGGGGAGTTGCCAATGAAAACAATCCAGAATCGATTTTCGAAGTACAGTATATCAGTGGGGGTATCGGACAGGGCAGTCTTTTTACCAATGACTTTTCTCCTAGTACCGATTTGCAAACTGGTTCCGGGTTTGGACGAAACCGACCAACTGTTTCCATTCAGGAAGCTTATGAAGAGGGAGATTTGAGGTACGAAGTCTCCATGGGGGCTACCTATGTGAATTTGGAAGGGGAAACCGTGGAGGCAAGGCATATCAGAAAGTACCAATCCGATTTGGCCGTAGAGAACGACTCCGATACCAATTTTGTGGTCTTTAGGTATGCCGATGTATTGTTGATGTTGGCAGAAGCCCTCGGAGAAACACCTGAGAGTTATGATTTGATCAATACAGTTAGGAATAGGGCTGGTCTTGCGGATATCGATGCGTCGACACCGGGCACGTTTGAACAAAAATTGTTGCATGAACGAAGAGTGGAGCTGGCCTTTGAAAACCATAGATGGCCCGACTTAAAACGATTTGGTGCCACAGGCCTGGTCCCTGATGCCGAAACCTTCATTACAAGTACCCGACCGTATTTCTTTATTCCACAACGAGAAATGGATATCAATCCAAATTTTGTACAAAACTAA
- a CDS encoding ROK family protein produces MEKENRTVLGVDVGGTKIKAGRVLGKDVVQSSLSKVNRDDSEETSLSKLFNTIDAVLTDDVEAIGIGVPAVVDPDSGVVYDVQNIPAWKKVPLKALVQKQFNVPVHLNNDANCFALGEKHFGKAKQYTNCVALSLGTGLGMGILIDNKLYNGVLCGAGEVGMLPYKNGIMEQYAGSFFFEREYGESAKVLYQKALDKNEIALTAFREYGVHLGEALKAILYLFAPESIILGGSISSAYPFFKTSLQEAIDSFAYQKQLENFKIETSDLVDSPILGAAALGL; encoded by the coding sequence GTGGAAAAAGAAAATAGGACAGTTTTAGGGGTTGATGTAGGAGGTACTAAAATCAAAGCGGGAAGAGTTTTGGGAAAGGATGTGGTACAAAGCAGTCTTTCCAAAGTAAATCGGGATGATTCAGAGGAGACTTCCCTCTCAAAATTATTTAATACCATTGATGCGGTCCTGACCGACGATGTTGAAGCTATTGGGATTGGGGTTCCTGCAGTTGTTGACCCAGATTCTGGTGTTGTATATGATGTGCAGAACATTCCAGCATGGAAAAAAGTCCCTTTAAAAGCGCTTGTACAAAAGCAATTTAATGTTCCGGTGCATTTAAATAATGATGCCAATTGTTTTGCGCTTGGCGAAAAACATTTTGGGAAGGCGAAGCAATATACCAATTGTGTGGCACTTTCTTTAGGTACCGGACTCGGTATGGGAATTTTAATAGACAATAAGTTATACAACGGCGTTTTGTGCGGTGCTGGTGAAGTGGGCATGCTTCCTTACAAAAATGGCATTATGGAACAATATGCAGGAAGCTTCTTTTTTGAAAGGGAATATGGAGAGTCTGCCAAAGTCCTTTATCAAAAAGCATTGGATAAAAATGAAATTGCCTTGACCGCCTTTAGGGAATACGGGGTGCATTTGGGGGAAGCCTTAAAGGCCATTCTCTATTTATTTGCTCCTGAATCTATAATACTTGGTGGGTCCATAAGCAGTGCCTATCCATTTTTTAAAACTTCGTTGCAAGAGGCTATCGATTCGTTTGCCTATCAAAAACAATTGGAAAATTTTAAAATCGAAACATCAGATTTGGTGGATTCACCCATTTTGGGTGCAGCCGCACTAGGTCTGTAA
- a CDS encoding PIG-L deacetylase family protein, with product MRKLIMALCLCFAFTTLQAQQKKVLNILAIGAHPDDCDSKFGGTAALFAQMGHKVKFLALTNGDAGHYAMGGGVLAKKRRQEAKDAAKALGIAEYEVLDNHDGELFPTLNVRLEVIRRIRDWDADIVLGLRPNDYHPDHRNAGSVVQDAAYMNIVPNVAPDTPPLKKNPVFLYMSDHFKKPYPFQKDIAVVIDDVIDIKVKGLAAHDSQMFEWLPWTNGVDVSTIPKGEQERLAWLKDKWMNRTADANTLEAVKRWYPNLDVSKVKHVEYFEICEYGKQPTDEEIKEMFPMLGAK from the coding sequence ATGAGAAAATTAATTATGGCCCTTTGTTTATGCTTTGCATTTACAACCCTTCAGGCCCAACAAAAAAAAGTCTTGAACATTTTGGCCATTGGGGCACATCCCGATGATTGCGATTCGAAATTTGGTGGTACGGCCGCACTATTTGCCCAAATGGGACACAAGGTAAAATTCTTGGCCCTTACCAATGGTGATGCCGGTCATTATGCCATGGGAGGAGGAGTTTTGGCAAAAAAACGTAGACAAGAGGCGAAAGATGCAGCCAAAGCATTGGGAATCGCCGAATATGAAGTATTGGACAATCATGATGGAGAACTCTTCCCTACCTTGAATGTTAGACTGGAAGTAATCCGTCGGATCAGGGACTGGGACGCTGATATTGTTTTGGGCCTTCGTCCAAATGATTATCACCCAGACCATAGAAATGCCGGATCCGTAGTACAGGATGCAGCCTACATGAACATTGTACCCAACGTAGCTCCCGATACCCCACCTTTAAAAAAGAATCCTGTCTTTCTGTATATGAGCGATCATTTTAAAAAACCATATCCGTTTCAGAAAGATATCGCCGTTGTGATTGACGATGTAATCGATATCAAGGTAAAGGGATTGGCCGCTCACGATTCACAGATGTTCGAATGGTTGCCATGGACCAATGGGGTGGATGTTTCGACCATACCTAAGGGGGAACAGGAACGATTGGCTTGGCTTAAGGATAAGTGGATGAACCGAACTGCTGATGCCAATACCTTGGAAGCTGTCAAAAGATGGTATCCAAACCTCGATGTTTCAAAAGTAAAACACGTGGAATACTTTGAGATATGTGAATACGGTAAGCAACCCACCGATGAGGAAATTAAGGAAATGTTCCCCATGTTGGGTGCCAAATAA
- a CDS encoding FecR family protein, whose translation MTKLDIRRIITRYINQEASQEELAILYEWVQKGNNKEVFKKLVQADFLVNYEDKSWETEDAFEHFLGAIQEKEHKGVWTLNLPQELWKYAAIITIMVGSSLFFLLTQASLNPVSDDLQLDPNQITLQLDNGKVFTIDPESDKSLQIHNGSSLKWLVKGGVTQKDEKSIGKSKKNTIRVPFGKTLTITLQDGSRVMLNSGSSLIYPSSFEGMENREVALSGEAYFEIAKNPNHPFIVKTSKMYTRVYGTVFNVSAYEDDERNEVVLVEGSVGVGKHLKEGHEVLQMLEPSQKASSLKETGQFTVEDVDVSSYISWTKGILTFQNEAMDNIIKRLERQYNVKIDNTYKELDERRFTGMFDEEKIDHVLRTIQAHTHFSYKKKDDLIIIEKPNKQ comes from the coding sequence ATGACCAAACTTGATATTAGAAGGATAATTACAAGATATATCAACCAAGAAGCTTCTCAGGAAGAATTGGCCATTTTGTACGAATGGGTCCAAAAAGGAAACAATAAGGAGGTATTTAAAAAGTTGGTGCAAGCTGATTTTCTGGTCAATTATGAGGATAAATCGTGGGAGACCGAGGATGCTTTTGAGCATTTCCTAGGTGCTATACAAGAGAAAGAACATAAGGGAGTATGGACTTTAAATCTACCACAAGAACTTTGGAAATATGCCGCCATCATCACCATTATGGTAGGTTCCTCCTTGTTTTTTCTATTGACCCAGGCATCTCTGAACCCTGTTTCTGATGACCTACAACTGGATCCCAACCAAATTACCTTGCAATTGGACAACGGGAAAGTATTTACAATAGACCCGGAATCTGATAAAAGCCTACAAATCCATAATGGAAGTAGCTTGAAGTGGCTGGTGAAAGGAGGGGTGACCCAAAAAGATGAAAAATCCATTGGAAAAAGCAAGAAGAATACCATAAGGGTACCCTTTGGCAAAACGCTAACCATCACGCTTCAGGATGGGTCAAGGGTTATGCTCAACTCCGGTTCAAGTTTGATATATCCTTCCAGTTTTGAAGGAATGGAGAACAGAGAGGTTGCACTTAGTGGTGAGGCTTATTTTGAAATTGCCAAAAACCCGAACCACCCCTTTATCGTAAAGACCTCAAAAATGTACACTCGGGTTTATGGGACGGTGTTCAATGTTTCTGCATATGAAGATGATGAACGGAATGAAGTGGTACTGGTAGAAGGTTCCGTAGGTGTTGGAAAGCATCTCAAAGAAGGGCATGAGGTACTTCAGATGCTCGAACCTTCACAAAAAGCTTCAAGTTTGAAGGAAACGGGGCAATTTACAGTTGAGGATGTTGACGTATCCTCCTATATCTCCTGGACCAAAGGGATTTTGACCTTTCAAAATGAAGCTATGGACAATATCATTAAAAGATTGGAACGCCAATACAATGTCAAAATTGACAACACCTATAAGGAGCTTGATGAAAGACGGTTTACCGGTATGTTCGATGAGGAAAAAATTGATCATGTCCTAAGGACAATTCAGGCCCACACCCATTTTAGTTACAAGAAAAAAGATGATTTAATAATTATTGAAAAACCTAATAAACAATAG
- a CDS encoding MFS transporter: METSKPTTKRYIHIIGLVMIVFFVISFITNILNSIIVDVKDSFDLSLTLTGLLPFTFFIAYGIMSIPAGFLSEKYSERTLLSVSFLVMALASLGFALFPQYGVFSITLFVLGCCMAVLQVIINPMLRVAGGEEHFAFNSVLAQLVFGAASFLSPYLYKYLVSKDNRRDTLAEMLRGWVPQDLPWASLYIVFAVICLVLFFYVFLTRYPKFEKTEEEKAGDTSSYWDLIKNKWTILYFLGIFCYVGTEQGVGNWISQFLSQYHGLDPQTVGANTVSYFWAMLTVGCLLGLLLLKFMDSRKLLILATSITIVSLVLALTGSAQMALIGFPMVGFFISVMYSIIFSLALNSVKEHHGSLSGILCTGIAGGAVIPFIVGGLGELMSLKSGMFFLIIPLIFILSIGFWAKPLVNNKTISLKKD, from the coding sequence ATGGAGACCAGCAAGCCCACGACCAAAAGATACATCCACATTATCGGTTTGGTAATGATCGTATTTTTTGTGATATCCTTCATTACCAATATCCTTAATTCCATTATAGTGGATGTTAAGGATAGCTTTGACCTGAGTCTTACTTTAACAGGCCTATTGCCGTTCACTTTCTTTATAGCATATGGCATTATGTCCATACCGGCAGGCTTCTTATCCGAAAAGTATAGTGAAAGGACATTGCTATCGGTTTCATTTTTGGTCATGGCGCTTGCTTCCCTGGGTTTTGCTCTATTTCCGCAATACGGTGTTTTTAGCATCACCCTTTTCGTATTGGGTTGCTGTATGGCCGTACTTCAGGTAATTATTAACCCAATGTTGCGAGTAGCAGGGGGAGAGGAACATTTCGCTTTCAACTCCGTACTGGCGCAACTGGTTTTTGGGGCCGCCTCGTTCCTTAGTCCTTATTTGTATAAATATTTGGTAAGTAAGGATAACCGAAGGGATACTTTAGCCGAAATGTTACGCGGATGGGTGCCGCAAGATTTGCCTTGGGCATCGCTATACATTGTGTTCGCAGTAATTTGTTTGGTATTGTTTTTCTATGTCTTTTTGACCAGGTATCCCAAGTTTGAGAAAACCGAGGAAGAAAAAGCCGGTGATACCAGTTCGTATTGGGATTTAATAAAGAACAAGTGGACCATTCTCTATTTCTTGGGAATTTTTTGCTATGTAGGTACGGAGCAAGGTGTCGGAAACTGGATTTCACAGTTTTTGAGCCAATATCACGGATTGGACCCACAGACAGTGGGTGCAAATACAGTTTCTTATTTCTGGGCCATGTTGACCGTGGGATGCTTATTGGGTCTATTGCTCTTGAAATTTATGGATAGTCGAAAATTACTGATTTTGGCCACATCCATAACAATTGTTAGCCTCGTTTTGGCGCTTACCGGTTCAGCACAAATGGCGTTGATAGGTTTCCCGATGGTAGGATTCTTTATTTCCGTGATGTACTCCATCATATTTTCTCTCGCACTTAACTCTGTTAAAGAACATCATGGATCATTATCAGGTATACTTTGTACCGGCATTGCCGGGGGTGCTGTAATTCCATTTATAGTGGGAGGTTTGGGTGAATTGATGTCATTGAAATCAGGGATGTTCTTTTTGATTATACCCTTGATTTTCATCCTATCCATAGGATTTTGGGCCAAACCTTTGGTGAACAATAAGACTATAAGCTTAAAAAAGGACTAG